The sequence below is a genomic window from Bacteroidales bacterium.
CCCCCCGGAGCATCAGAAGGGATTACTGTTGCCGGAGAAAATGTTGGTGGATCAGCTGCCAATCAGCTTGATAACCCATTAGATGTTTTTGTAGATTTAGAAGACAATATTTATGTGGCAGATTTTTATAATCATAGAATACAAAAATGGATTGCCGGAGCATCAGAAGGGATTACTGTTGCCGGAGGAAATGGTGAAGGATCAGATCCCAATCAAATAACAACTGCACATGGTGTTTTCGTTGATTTGGGTGGAAATATTTATGTGGCCGATAGGGATAATCAACGTATTCAAAAATTTCAATATGCACCTCAAATAGTTATTCCAGCCGGTGAGTCGACTGCTAAAATAACGGTAAGTGGAATAGTAGATGGAATAAGTGACGAAGGTGATGAAACGGTTATTGTTGATGCAGTACGAGCAACAAATGCAAGTTTTACGGGTAGTCAGCACTTTGAGTTAATAATTACTGAAGATAAAGAAACAATCTTAGCTGAAAACTTCGATGGTTCCGTATTCCTACCTACGGGTTGGACACAGACTATAACAAATACAAGCAATACTTGGTTTCAAGGAAATCCTACGGATAATCCTTTTACTGCTATTGATGCGACAAATGTTTATTCGGCATTATGCCCTTGGGTTGCCGAAGATCAGGATGAGTGGCTTAAATCGCCTGCCTTTGCTTTGCCCGATGGAATTTTATCTTTGGGGTTTTATGCTGGATACGGTACAAACTGGCTTTCATATGCAACCATAAAATTATACATATCCATTAATGGAGGATCGGATTGGTCACAAATATGGGAAGCTGATAATGATGGTGAAGCTTGGGGATGGAGAAAAATTGATATCGATTTAAGTACTTATGCCAATAACTCTAATGTTATGCTTGCATGGCAATATGTTGGCAATGATGGTGATATGGTTGGTATTGATAATGTGAAGATTAAGCAGGAAACTACAGGCATAACTGAATTGATAGTCGATAATACTAACTTTATGGTTTCTAATTATCCAAACCCTTTTAGCTCACAAACAACAATCTCTCTACAGTTGGTAGAGCAGTCTGATGTAGAATTGTCGGTTTATAATAGTTTGGGACAGAAAGTGGAGAGCCTTTTTAAAGGGAATTTAACTGCCGGAAATCATCAATTTAATTTTGATGCAAATGGACTAAAAGCAGGCGTTTATTATTATCGCATCACTAGCAATGGAAACAGTTCAACAAAAGCAAT
It includes:
- a CDS encoding T9SS type A sorting domain-containing protein encodes the protein MKKILLSLTLLFSVAVFSQTNVSVTVSKSSMTESESIDVIANIDAVTDKDVVVDFDFSGTAKNNIDYVNYFLSKGTGSTVAGGNGYGSDLNQLGQPSGIFVDLDGNMYIAEHDGDRVSKWAPGATEGVIVAGGNGDYGGALNQVDGPRGIFVDLDGNIYVSERGNHRVSKWAPGATEGVVVAGGNGGGSAANQLYLPFGVFVDLDGNVYVADAGNHRVQKWTPGATEGTTVAGGNDYGSAANQLDPAGLFVDLDGNIYVADYNNNRVQKWPPGASEGITVAGENVGGSAANQLDNPLDVFVDLEDNIYVADFYNHRIQKWIAGASEGITVAGGNGEGSDPNQITTAHGVFVDLGGNIYVADRDNQRIQKFQYAPQIVIPAGESTAKITVSGIVDGISDEGDETVIVDAVRATNASFTGSQHFELIITEDKETILAENFDGSVFLPTGWTQTITNTSNTWFQGNPTDNPFTAIDATNVYSALCPWVAEDQDEWLKSPAFALPDGILSLGFYAGYGTNWLSYATIKLYISINGGSDWSQIWEADNDGEAWGWRKIDIDLSTYANNSNVMLAWQYVGNDGDMVGIDNVKIKQETTGITELIVDNTNFMVSNYPNPFSSQTTISLQLVEQSDVELSVYNSLGQKVESLFKGNLTAGNHQFNFDANGLKAGVYYYRITSNGNSSTKAMLLTD